The proteins below are encoded in one region of Rhinolophus sinicus isolate RSC01 linkage group LG07, ASM3656204v1, whole genome shotgun sequence:
- the POFUT4 gene encoding GDP-fucose protein O-fucosyltransferase 4, translating into MAAGRTGSVLAALGVLSVCAANGSGLVAEGATGGEAEWAEPWDGAVFRPPSALGAVGVARRPGTERLGREEAVDLPVLLWWSPGLFPHFPGDSERIECARGACVASRDRRVRGDLRTRALLFYGTDFRAAEAPLPRLAHQSWALLHEESPLNNFLLSHGPGIRLFNLTATFSRHSDYPLPLQWLPGTAYLRRPAPPLQERAEWRRRGYAPLLYLQSHCDVPADRDRYVRELMRYIPVDSYGKCLQNRELPTPRLQDTATATTEDPELLTFLSRYKFHLALENAICDDYMTEKLWRPMHLGAVPVYRGSPSVRDWMPNNHSIILIDDFESPQKLAEFIDFLDKNDEEYMKYLAYKQPGGITNQFLLDSLKHREWGVNDPLLPNYLSGFECFVCDHELARLDAERAHAASPGDVPVPEPHIAQPSHMDCPMPTPGFGSVEAIPENDRWKEMWLQDYWQGLDQGEALTAMIHNNETQQKKFWDYLYEIFMKRNQNL; encoded by the exons GGTCTGTGCTTGCCGCCCTAGGAGTGCTTAGTGTCTGTGCGGCCAACGGCTCTGGGCTTGTGGCAGAGGGGGCGACCGGTGGGGAGGCGGAGTGGGCGGAGCCGTGGGATGGTGCGGTTTTCCGGCCGCCCTCAGCGCTGGGCGCGGTTGGGGTGGCGCGCCGTCCGGGGACCGAACGGctagggagggaggaggcggTGGACTTACCGGTGTTGCTGTGGTGGAGCCCAGGGCTGTTTCCCCACTTCCCGGGTGACTCGGAACGCATCGAGTGCGCGCGCGGCGCGTGCGTGGCGTCCCGGGACCGACGGGTGCGGGGAGACTTGCGCACGCGCGCTCTGCTTTTCTACGGCACCGACTTTCGAGCGGCTGAGGCGCCGCTGCCGCGCCTGGCGCACCAGAGCTGGGCGCTTCTGCACGAGGAGTCGCCCCTCAACAACTTCTTGCTGAGCCACGGTCCGGGCATCCGCCTCTTCAATCTTACCGCGACATTTAGTCGCCACTCGGACTACCCTCTGCCGCTGCAGTGGCTGCCGGGGACTGCCTACCTACGTCGCCCCGCGCCTCCGCTCCAGGAACGCGCAGAGTGGCGCCGCCGCGGGTATGCGCCGCTGCTTTATCTGCAGTCCCACTGCGACGTGCCTGCGGACCGGGACCGCTACGTGCGCGAGCTCATGCGCTACATCCCG GTGGACTCCTACGGGAAATGCCTGCAGAATCGGGAGCTGCCCACTCCGCGGTTACAGGACACAGCCACAGCCACCACCGAGGATCCAGAGCTCTTGACCTTCTTGTCCCGCTATAAGTTCCATTTGGCCCTCGAAAATGCCATCTGTGACGACTACATGACAGAAAAACTGTGGCGCCCCATGCATCTCGGTGCTGTGCCTGTGTACCGTGGCTCTCCCTCTGTGAGGGACTGGATGCCTAACAATCACTCCATCATCCTCATTGATGACTTTGAGTCACCTCAGAAGCTGGCAGAGTTTATTGACTTTCTGGACAAGAATGATGAGGAATATATGAAATACCTGGCATACAAGCAACCTGGGGGCATCACCAACCAGTTCCTTCTGGATAGTTTGAAGCATCGGGAGTGGGGAGTGAATGATCCTTTACTGCCTAACTACCTCAGTGGCTTCGAGTGTTTTGTCTGTGACCATGAACTGGCTCGGCTTGATGCTGAGAGAGCCCATGCAGCCTCTCCTGGGGACGTCCCTGTCCCTGAGCCTCACATTGCCCAGCCTTCACACATGGACTGCCCAATGCCAACACCTGGCTTTGGCAGTGTGGAAGCGATTCCTGAGAATGACCG CTGGAAGGAGATGTGGCTGCAAGATTATTGGCAAGGTCTGGACCAGGGGGAAGCGCTCACTGCCATGATCCACAACAATGAGACACAGCAGAAGAAATTTTGGGATTACCTGTATGAGATCTTCATGAAAAGGAACCAAAATCTCTAA
- the CHCHD1 gene encoding small ribosomal subunit protein mS37 → MATPSLRGRLARLGNPRKPILKPSKPLILANRVGERRREKGEATCITEMSVMMACWKQNEFRDEACKKEIQDFFDCASKAEAARKMRSIQGESGNLPPKQLNILLQRFPNKPHVS, encoded by the exons ATGGCGACGCCCAGCCTGCGGGGCCGCCTAGCGCGACTTGGAAACCCGCGGAAGCCTATACTGAAGCCCAGCAAGCCCCTCATCCTAGCTAATCGTGTCGGAGAACGGCGCCGGGAGAAGGGCG AGGCGACCTGTATCACGGAGATGTCGGTGATGATGGCTTGCTGGAAGCAGAATGAATTTCGCGACGAAGCGTGCAAAAAAGAGATCCAGGACTTCTTCGATTGTGCTTCGAAAGCTGAG GCAGCCCGAAAGATGAGATCAATCCAGGGAGAGTCTGGGAATTTACCCCCCAAGCAACTGAATATATTGTTACAAAGGTTTCCTAACAAACCTCATGTAAGCTGA